Within the Phosphitispora fastidiosa genome, the region CCGGCCTTTTCTGTAGCGGTCAACTCAGGTTGAATTCCTTGAAGAAGTCATTGCCCTTGTCATCGATAACGATGAAAGCCGGGAAATCTTCGACTTCAATGCGCCAGATGGCCTCCATGCCAAGTTCCGGGTACTCGACGACTTCCACCTTTTTGATGCAGTCTTGCGCAAGACGTGCGGCCGGCCCGCCGATGGAGCCGAGATAGAAGCCCCCGTGCTGGCCGCAGGCTTCGCGCACCTGGCGCGAACGGTTG harbors:
- a CDS encoding fumarate hydratase C-terminal domain-containing protein, with the translated sequence NRSRQVREACGQHGGFYLGSIGGPAARLAQDCIKKVEVVEYPELGMEAIWRIEVEDFPAFIVIDDKGNDFFKEFNLS